The DNA sequence TTCTACATCGGGCGCAAGGAATTCCGCAGCGGGCTTGTGGCGGGCATGGCAGCCTATCGCACGCTCGAATATTGTTTCGATGAACTCAACCTGCACCGGGTTCAGGCTTACATTTACGCTTTCAACCGGGCATCGTGGCGGCTGCTCGAGAAGACCGGCGCGGTGCGCGAACTGACCTTGCGCGAGCACGTTGCCCGCGACGGCGCGTTACACGACGTGTACGGGTACGGCCTCTTGCGCCGGGAGTTCGAGGTTTTTCGCGAGCGGACCGGCCGGGTCAGAGGCGTCTCGCTGCAAGACATGATTCGAAACCTCCTGGGGGAATCTTCCGTCGAGTCCGGCGCCGAAGGGGGTGCCGGGTGAAGCCGATCTTCTGGGTTCTGCTGTTCCTGTACACGGGCGCGTCGGTATGGCGGCACGCCCGCGCGCGCGATGTGGCCCCGCGCCCGGATCAGTGGCGCTGGGTTGGCCTGCAGACGCCTTTGCTGGCGGCGGCACTGTGGCTTGCTTTCGAGCGGGGCGTTCTCTCCCGCGGTCTGTTTTCCCCGCTGGGCATTGCGGGCGGCCTTGCGGCGGGATACCTGGCGCATGCCGTTTCGTTATTCGTGACCAACGCCTCGACGGACGTGCGGGGCCTTTTGCGCAGCCTGCGCCTCTATTTTCTGCGCGGCTCGCGGCGCGGCGCGTTTTTTGCCGGCCGGCCCGGCCCGATGTTCGCCCTGCTGCACAACAGCATCGTCGAAGAAATCATCTTCCGTGCGGTGGCGCAGCCCCTGCTTATTGCCGCGACCGGTCTCAGCGCCGTGTCGATATGCATGGTCGCATTCCTGTTCGCGGTCGGTCACGAGCACGCGGTGCGGCGCCCCCGTATCGAGTCGTTCGAGTTTCTGGCCTATTCGGTCCTGCTCGGCGCGCTCTACCACTGGACCGGCAGCCTGATTCTCGTTATCGTTGTGCATACGGTCCGCAATTTCGAGCTTCAGTATCAGCAGCACCTGCTTCGCGTCGGAGCTCTGCGGCAGCGCAGGCGCGCCGTCGTGTTCAGGGCGCGCCGGCGGGGCCGGAGCGTGCGGCGCTGGAGCGCGATGACGAACCGGCGTACCCTGAGGTGTTTGGCGTAACCATGATGGTGCATCCGCTCGTTGAATTGAGTCAGGTCGACAAGACCTTTCAGACGCGCCATTTCCTGCATTTGGACGAGGAAACGCGGCAGCGCCGGCTCTATGCGCGGCGCACGGTGCACGCGGCGCGCAATATCAGCTTTGCGATCCAGCCGGGAGAGGTTTTCGGCCTGCTCGGGCCGAACGGGGCGGGCAAGACGACGGCGGTCAAGATGATTTCCGGCCTGGTGCGGCCGGACCGGGGCGTCGTCTACGTGGACCGGCTTGATGTCGAGCGGCATCGCGGCAAGGTGCTGCGCCAGATCGGCGTCGTGCTCGAGGGCACGCGCACCAGCATCTGGCCGCTTACCCCGCTTGAGAATCTGGCGTACTATGGCAATTTGAAGGGCGTGCGCGGGGCCGAATTGAAGGAGCGTTCGCACCGGCTTCTCGATTTCATCGGCCTGCGCGAAAAGAAGAATGTCCAGGTGCGCCGGCTGTCGCGCGGCGAGAAGCAGAAGCTCGCCATATGTATCTCGCTCATCGCCGACCCGCGCATTATTCTGCTCGATGAACCGACCACGGGCCTGGACGTGCAGAGCAGCCGCGCGATTAAGGACCGCGTCGTGCAAATGACGCGCGAGCTTGGCAAATGTGTGCTCGTGACCACGCACGACATGGCCGTGGCGCAGGAACTGTGCGACCGTATCGGCATCATCAACAAAGGGCAATTGGTCACGTGCCGGCCCACGGCGGAATTGCTGGACTTGTTCTCGGAGCAGGTATTCGCGTTCCGGGTCGACCGCGTTCCCGGTGCGGACGCGTTCGCGGATATCCCGGGCGTCACTGCCGCCGTCGCGGAAGACGGGGAAGACGGCCCCACGCTCGCCGTGACCCTGGTGCGCGAGACGGCCGGGCGTTCCGAAGCGCTCTATGAGGTGATGGCGCGGCTGCGCCGGGGCGGCTATCAATTGCGGTCGATTCATCAGCAACAGCAGACGCTCGAGAACGTCTTCCTGCAATTGACCTCGGAACGTCCCGATGCGACAGCGTTATTGACTGGAGAACGTCCGTGAGGGGTTTCTTTCTTATCCTGAAGGCGGAGATCGTCCGGTCGTGGATTATTACGCGGCGTTACTGGTTCCGCACCTTGACGGGCATCATCGTCGGGTACGGCATGCTGATGGGTCTGATCATCGGGTTCATGTCGCGTGGCGGCGCGGATTCGCAGGCCGTGCCCGGGGGGCCGCCGCCTACAGCGGTCACGCAACAGGCGCCGCCGGGCCAAGCGCCCCCGGACGGCGCCGTCGAGCGTGACGGCAAGCCCGCATCGGGGCCGGGCATCGCTTCGGGCCTGGTTTCCGACCCCAACAAGGCCACGAGCTATGTGCTGGGGTTCATTATTGGGCTGTTCGCGTTTGGCATCGTCGGCCTGTTCACGCAGGGGCTTCAGGGGATGGCGCAGATGGGGGTGCTCGAGCAGTTGTGCCTGAGTCCCTACGGACTCGTGACCAATTTCCTGGCGCGGTCCGTGGTGGGCGGCGTCAACAGCATTGTGTCGTCCGGCATTATGCTTTGGCTGATTACGTGGTCGTTGCAGGGCTCGTTGCACTGGGATTGGGTCGCGGCGCCGGTGCTGCTGGCGCTCACGTTCATCAACCTGCTCGGGTTCGGTTTCATGGTCGGCGGGCTCGTCCTGGTGTTCAAGCAGACCGGCCAATTGGCGATCATCGTCCGGCTCGTGTTGTTCGGTCTCGCGCTGTTTGCCGACGAGCGGCTGCTGCATGGGAATTGGCTCATGACGGCGTTCCTCCACGTGCTTCCCGTGACGGATGCGGCCATCTGCCTCAAATATGTGTTTATCGAGGGCGGGGGGCGGTCGGTTTTTCTTCCCGAAGCCCCTTATTGTTTCTATTTCCTGCTCTTGAATTGCGTTTTCTGGACGTCCGTGGGCATTGCCTGTTTCAAGATCATGGAGAATCACAGCCGCCATAAGGGCACGCTGGGGGCCTATTGATGCCGGAACCGGCGCTGCATCGTTTTCTGCACGGCGAACGCCGATACGCCATCGATCCCGAGTCGTGTTTCTGCTTCGAGTGCGACCAGATCTCGTGGGACGTGCTCGAATACTACCCGGGGGCCGCCGCCAACCATGTCGTGCATCGGCTCCGGGACCGGTATGACCCCAAGGAGGCCGGCGAAGTCATCAGCGAACTCGAATGGCTTCGCGCAACCAAGGCCATTCTCAAGACGCCCGGCCGCGACGAATTGATCAAGCGTTTCGAGGTGGAGCGCGGGCTCAAGCTGCTGACGCTGCAACTCGGCGCGGGCGCATCTGACCCGACGCGTATTCGCGATGCGGCGGTGTTGCTGCTGGCCCGTTCCGGCGCGCAACAGGACCTTCGGCTCGTGATCGAGGCCGCCCCCGCTGGCTTCGATGCCGGCGCGGCTGCGCGCGGCTGCGAGGAAGCGCTGCGGCTGGGCGAACTGGCGGGCAAGAAGCTGACCGTGGCGGTGCGGATCGGTCCGCTGCCCTTGCGCGAACCGGAACCGTTACGCGAACACGCTTGCGGCGCGCAATGGGAATTCCGGAGCGGGGGGCCGCCGCCCCGGGATGTCCTGGCGCCGCTCGCGCGGGCGGGATTCGGCAATCTGGGCCGGCTCGCGAAGACGTTCTCGCCGGAACAAGCGGTATCGGGCCGCATTGTGTTGACCCCGGGTTCCGCCAGGTTCGCACACGCGGTCCAGGCTTTGGAGGAATCTGGATTTCCGGTCATTGAACTGGACTTGGACGCCGCATTCGCCGCCCATCCGGAGATTGCGCCCGCGGCTGTTTTCGAGGAACTGCGTACGACCGCGGTCTATTACGCGAACCGGTTGCTCGAAGGCCGCTACTTCCGGCTGGACCCGATCGCGCCGCTCTTCCTGCGCATCTACCAGGGCCAGCCCGCGCGGCGCGCGGACCCGGCGGGGACCAACGAACTGGCGGTGGACCGTAACGGCAACGTCTACCCGTCGCGGCTCTGGCTGGGCGATGCGGCGTTCCGCGCCGGCTCCCTGGAACAGGGGCGGGTTGATGAGGCGCTGCTGAAGCGCTTCGACGACGTGGGGGCGGTCACCACGGCCGCGTGCATGCGCTGCTGGGCGCGCGGGCTGTG is a window from the Candidatus Hydrogenedentota bacterium genome containing:
- a CDS encoding GNAT family N-acetyltransferase, with translation MRDPLTTFIRRADRDDLDIIVGWVEDPDFARFLYGDPARSPRQVREQIVSMLGRTASHTMPGGIYLVIDSKEQGPIGLLSLQHISWRNRCCSVDFYIGRKEFRSGLVAGMAAYRTLEYCFDELNLHRVQAYIYAFNRASWRLLEKTGAVRELTLREHVARDGALHDVYGYGLLRREFEVFRERTGRVRGVSLQDMIRNLLGESSVESGAEGGAG
- a CDS encoding CPBP family intramembrane metalloprotease — translated: MKPIFWVLLFLYTGASVWRHARARDVAPRPDQWRWVGLQTPLLAAALWLAFERGVLSRGLFSPLGIAGGLAAGYLAHAVSLFVTNASTDVRGLLRSLRLYFLRGSRRGAFFAGRPGPMFALLHNSIVEEIIFRAVAQPLLIAATGLSAVSICMVAFLFAVGHEHAVRRPRIESFEFLAYSVLLGALYHWTGSLILVIVVHTVRNFELQYQQHLLRVGALRQRRRAVVFRARRRGRSVRRWSAMTNRRTLRCLA
- a CDS encoding ABC transporter ATP-binding protein yields the protein MMVHPLVELSQVDKTFQTRHFLHLDEETRQRRLYARRTVHAARNISFAIQPGEVFGLLGPNGAGKTTAVKMISGLVRPDRGVVYVDRLDVERHRGKVLRQIGVVLEGTRTSIWPLTPLENLAYYGNLKGVRGAELKERSHRLLDFIGLREKKNVQVRRLSRGEKQKLAICISLIADPRIILLDEPTTGLDVQSSRAIKDRVVQMTRELGKCVLVTTHDMAVAQELCDRIGIINKGQLVTCRPTAELLDLFSEQVFAFRVDRVPGADAFADIPGVTAAVAEDGEDGPTLAVTLVRETAGRSEALYEVMARLRRGGYQLRSIHQQQQTLENVFLQLTSERPDATALLTGERP
- a CDS encoding ABC transporter permease; translation: MRGFFLILKAEIVRSWIITRRYWFRTLTGIIVGYGMLMGLIIGFMSRGGADSQAVPGGPPPTAVTQQAPPGQAPPDGAVERDGKPASGPGIASGLVSDPNKATSYVLGFIIGLFAFGIVGLFTQGLQGMAQMGVLEQLCLSPYGLVTNFLARSVVGGVNSIVSSGIMLWLITWSLQGSLHWDWVAAPVLLALTFINLLGFGFMVGGLVLVFKQTGQLAIIVRLVLFGLALFADERLLHGNWLMTAFLHVLPVTDAAICLKYVFIEGGGRSVFLPEAPYCFYFLLLNCVFWTSVGIACFKIMENHSRHKGTLGAY
- a CDS encoding SPASM domain-containing protein, yielding MPEPALHRFLHGERRYAIDPESCFCFECDQISWDVLEYYPGAAANHVVHRLRDRYDPKEAGEVISELEWLRATKAILKTPGRDELIKRFEVERGLKLLTLQLGAGASDPTRIRDAAVLLLARSGAQQDLRLVIEAAPAGFDAGAAARGCEEALRLGELAGKKLTVAVRIGPLPLREPEPLREHACGAQWEFRSGGPPPRDVLAPLARAGFGNLGRLAKTFSPEQAVSGRIVLTPGSARFAHAVQALEESGFPVIELDLDAAFAAHPEIAPAAVFEELRTTAVYYANRLLEGRYFRLDPIAPLFLRIYQGQPARRADPAGTNELAVDRNGNVYPSRLWLGDAAFRAGSLEQGRVDEALLKRFDDVGAVTTAACMRCWARGLCGGGTAAVHQACSGDYRTPHEPWCDAQRAWLEAAVAAFNLLASRGVPFARIYENLGRARRPSLFQLARAAFRKQIGLRPLEEADAELLTRWENWNEAAYFLCTESGMFMATRYDREMDSLYPREYEHEFLLLRKTGAPMGLLRVRP